One genomic region from Paramormyrops kingsleyae isolate MSU_618 chromosome 24, PKINGS_0.4, whole genome shotgun sequence encodes:
- the LOC111857250 gene encoding pleckstrin homology-like domain family B member 2 isoform X4, with the protein MSSRGMRSGAELQELMDSLQRKKLALEASLRTNGEYLTLALSPPISASHRSQDLNWRPFGTLKASGHVTSLSTPPSPRDGDRERSLSPTPTSLISGLRNQSQDSTGPPSTSDGRRLLTTWNGSASEGRSRYLRPGGPSGTASVPSSPRLARRGGLDSAFRQRKHSAGSLSSLGSHSLSLPRLYRSADSPALSVLPRRSSGGLDVGVESVCGWPRSQWSPALTGQPDVTVPASVPASVPGSPRLPRRRNRSLSGSHCDVDRSMLRGSSPCLELGLGDRRSSFGKAGLGAGLGAWLGVGQFRERHGSISSLSGKEELRDYHQRQRDERLREQEVERLERQRLETILSLCSELGRGGSTVTDLQKINRELEKLQVSDDESVFSDSAAFEPRARRGRPSGQRDRLVTTPSPRLPNEQLPGIGEEVQLKQEVTRIEEERIQALNNVEELEQKIKDLDNQMEESVREVELERALLEGEQQAEAEQLQRDKELLEQLNQKLHHVGSGGQTRIATDAETLEMEMKRFEDLEFQQLERESRQEEEKENLGQQLERGSRQEEEKENFSQQLLREIADYQRSTVTRKEKLLALKLQCSQITQQAQRERENFMKERANLLSMLQREKEKLEALEREYAGLMGGRRIPLHAFPTKEVRLLDESKRAGKEAGSQLTDRSPRKKSQSPAFSSVTLGRGMTSKTHLPLVQSASCGSVLPRCQEARPLPKGSAFHLGGTDERRVRAASHSIVQLHASLCGDNGNAMDSVSIQSSDSMETSISACSPDNISSASTANAAKLEEMERLLREAQAEKIRLLENRVSTEREMEVRRQALEEERRRREDLEKRLEEETSRRQKLVEREVKLRERQREQSRPLTRYLPVRRDDFDLRGHIELAGHHVDTCYHVSLTEKTCRGFLVKMGGKIKTWKKRWFVFDRNRRTLSYFADKHEVQLKGVIYFQAIEEVYYDHLKNAHKSPNASLTFSVKTHDRVYYMVAPSPEAMRIWMDVIITGAEGYAHFMV; encoded by the exons ATGTCATCACGGGGGATGCGGTCTGGGGCGGAGCTACAGGAGCTGATGGACTCATTACAGCGCAAGAAGCTGGCCCTAGAAGCAAGCTTACGGACCAATGGGGAGTACCTCACCCTGGCACTGTCTCCGCCCATCAGTGCCAGTCATCGCTcccaggacctgaactggcggCCATTTGGAACTCTGAAGGCATCTGGCCATGTGACCAGCCTCTCCACCCCTCCCTCGCCCCGGGATGGGGACAGGGAGCGCTCCCTGAGTCCCACCCCCACGAGCCTGATCTCCGGCCTTCGTAACCAGTCCCAGGACAGCACGGGCCCACCGAGCACCTCGGATGGGAGGCGCCTGCTCACCACCTGGAACGGCTCGGCGTCCGAAGGCCGATCTCGCTACCTGAGGCCTGGGGGTCCCAGCGGGACAGCCAGCGTCCCCTCCAGCCCGCGGCTGGCCCGTAGGGGGGGCCTGGATTCTGCCTTCCGGCAGAGGAAACACTCGGCGGGGTCCTTATCGAGCCTGGGATCTCACAGCCTCTCGCTGCCCCGCCTCTACCGGTCAGCAGACAGCCCTGCCCTTTCAGTGCTCCCCCGCCGCTCATCAGGTGGCCTTGACGTGGGGGTGGAGTCCGTCTGCGGCTGGCCACGCTCACAGTGGAGCCCCGCTTTGACGGGACAGCCCGACGTCACTGTCCCAGCCAGCGTCCCTGCTAGCGTCCCTGGTAGCCCCCGACTTCCCCGGAGAAGGAACCGCTCCCTTTCGGGTTCTCACTGTGATGTGGACAGAAGCATGCTGCGAGGGTCGTCCCCGTGCCTGGAGCTGGGGCTCGGCGACAGGAGGTCATCCTTCGGGAAGGCGGGGCTAGGGGCGGGGCTAGGGGcgtggctgggggtggggcagtTCCGAGAGAGGCATGGCAGCATCAGCTCGCTTAGTGGGAAGGAGGAGCTTAGGGATTACCACCAGCGGCAGAGGGATGAGCGTCTGCGTGAGCAGGAGGTGGAGAGACTG GAGCGCCAGCGCTTGGAGACCATCCTCAGCCTGTGTTCAGAGCTGGGCCGGGGCGGGTCCACTGTGACTGACTTGCAGAAGATCAACCGCgagctggagaagctgcaggTGTCTGATGATGAGTCCGTCTTCTCTGATTCTGCTGCCTTTGAGCCCCGAGCCCGGCGGGGCAGGCCCAGCGGGCAGCGTGACCGCCTGGTGACCACTCCTTCACCGCGCCTTCCGAATGAG CAGCTGCCTGGGATTGGGGAGGAGGTGCAgctgaaacaggaagtgacacgtaTTGAAGAGGAGAGGATCCAGGCACTGAACAATGTAGAGGAGCTGGAGCAGAAGATCAAAGACTTGGACAATCAGATGGAGGAGTCTGTGCGAGAG GTGGAGCTGGAACGCGCCCTGCTGGAGGGGGAGCAGCAGGCCGAGGCTGAACAACTGCAGCGTGACAAGGAGCTCTTGGAGCAGCTCAACCAGAAACTGCACCACGTGGGGAGCGGCGGACAGACCCGCATCGCTACG GATGCAGAGACGCTGGAGATGGAGATGAAGAGGTTTGAGGACCTGGAATTCCAGCAGCTGGAGCGAGAGAGTCGGCAGGAGGAAGAGAAGGAGAACCTGGGCCAGCAGCTGGAGCGAGGGAGCcggcaggaggaggagaaggagaacTTCAGCCAGCAGCTGCTTAGAGAAATTGCAGACTATCAGCGAAGCACAGTGACACGCAAG GAGAAGCTCCTGGCCCTGAAGTTGCAGTGCAGCCAGATTACCCAGCAAGctcagcgagagagagagaacttcATGAAGGAAAGGGCCAACCTGCTGTCCATGTTGCAGAGG gagaaggagaagcTGGAAGCTCTGGAGAGGGAGTATGCAGGTCTGATGGGAGGCAGGAGGATCCCGCTCCACGCCTTTCCCACCAAGGAG GTCCGCCTACTGGATGAGAGCAAGAGGGCAGGGAAGGAGGCGGGCTCGCAGCTGACTGACAGGTCACCACGTAAAAAGAGCCAATCACCAGCATTCAGCAGTGTCACACTGGGTCGAGGAATGACCTCTAAG ACCCACCTTCCCCTGGTCCAAAGCGCCAGCTGTGGCAGTGTCCTCCCCCGCTGCCAGGAGGCCAGACCACTGCCAAAgg GTAGTGCCTTCCACCTGGGTGGCACTGATGAGAGGCGGGTGAGAGCTGCTTCTCACTCCATTGTCCAGCTGCATGCTTCCCTCTGTGGGGATAACGGCAACGCCATGGACAGCGTCAGCATTCAGAGCTCTGACAGCATGGAGACCAGCATCTCCGCCTGCTCACCTGACAACATCTCCAG TGCCAGCACCGCCAACGCTGCCAAACTGGAGGAGATGGAAAGACTGCTAAGGGAGGCACAGGCTGAGAAGATCCGGCTTTTGGAGAACCGGGTATCGACA GAGCGTGAGATGGAGGTACGCCGGCAGGCCCTAGAAGAGGAGAGGAGGCGCAGGGAGGATCTGGAGAAGCGATTAGAAGAGGAAACCAGCAGGAGACAGAAGCTGGTTGAGAGGGAAGTGAAGctgagggagagacagagagaacag TCCCGCCCCCTAACCCGCTACCTTCCAGTGAGGAGAGATGATTTTGACCTCCGTGGCCACATCGAGTTGGCTGGCCACCACGTGGACACATGCTATCACGTGTCACTGACCGAGAAGACCTGCAGGGGCTTCCTGGTCAAGATGGGCGGTAAGATCAAGACATGGAAGAAGCGATGGTTTGTCTTCGATCGCAACCGGCGAACGCTGTCCTACTTTGCTG ATAAGCATGAGGTCCAGCTGAAGGGAGTCATATACTTCCAGGCCATTGAGGAAGTCTATTATGATCACTTAAAGAATGCACACAAG AGCCCCAACGCCTCGCTGACGTTCAGCGTGAAGACCCACGACCGCGTGTATTACATGGTGGCACCATCGCCGGAAGCCATGCGCATCTGGATGGACGTGATCATCACGGGTGCTGAGGGTTACGCCCACTTCATGGTCTAA
- the LOC111857250 gene encoding pleckstrin homology-like domain family B member 2 isoform X3 — MSSRGMRSGAELQELMDSLQRKKLALEASLRTNGEYLTLALSPPISASHRSQDLNWRPFGTLKASGHVTSLSTPPSPRDGDRERSLSPTPTSLISGLRNQSQDSTGPPSTSDGRRLLTTWNGSASEGRSRYLRPGGPSGTASVPSSPRLARRGGLDSAFRQRKHSAGSLSSLGSHSLSLPRLYRSADSPALSVLPRRSSGGLDVGVESVCGWPRSQWSPALTGQPDVTVPASVPASVPGSPRLPRRRNRSLSGSHCDVDRSMLRGSSPCLELGLGDRRSSFGKAGLGAGLGAWLGVGQFRERHGSISSLSGKEELRDYHQRQRDERLREQEVERLERQRLETILSLCSELGRGGSTVTDLQKINRELEKLQVSDDESVFSDSAAFEPRARRGRPSGQRDRLVTTPSPRLPNEQLPGIGEEVQLKQEVTRIEEERIQALNNVEELEQKIKDLDNQMEESVREVELERALLEGEQQAEAEQLQRDKELLEQLNQKLHHVGSGGQTRIATERAQLDAQRAKVAKLAELLSEQKTQLDTCPEALREQLQLQLSRDAETLEMEMKRFEDLEFQQLERESRQEEEKENLGQQLERGSRQEEEKENFSQQLLREIADYQRSTVTRKEKLLALKLQCSQITQQAQRERENFMKERANLLSMLQREKEKLEALEREYAGLMGGRRIPLHAFPTKEVRLLDESKRAGKEAGSQLTDRSPRKKSQSPAFSSVTLGRGMTSKTHLPLVQSASCGSVLPRCQEARPLPKGSAFHLGGTDERRVRAASHSIVQLHASLCGDNGNAMDSVSIQSSDSMETSISACSPDNISSASTANAAKLEEMERLLREAQAEKIRLLENREREMEVRRQALEEERRRREDLEKRLEEETSRRQKLVEREVKLRERQREQSRPLTRYLPVRRDDFDLRGHIELAGHHVDTCYHVSLTEKTCRGFLVKMGGKIKTWKKRWFVFDRNRRTLSYFADKHEVQLKGVIYFQAIEEVYYDHLKNAHKSPNASLTFSVKTHDRVYYMVAPSPEAMRIWMDVIITGAEGYAHFMV, encoded by the exons ATGTCATCACGGGGGATGCGGTCTGGGGCGGAGCTACAGGAGCTGATGGACTCATTACAGCGCAAGAAGCTGGCCCTAGAAGCAAGCTTACGGACCAATGGGGAGTACCTCACCCTGGCACTGTCTCCGCCCATCAGTGCCAGTCATCGCTcccaggacctgaactggcggCCATTTGGAACTCTGAAGGCATCTGGCCATGTGACCAGCCTCTCCACCCCTCCCTCGCCCCGGGATGGGGACAGGGAGCGCTCCCTGAGTCCCACCCCCACGAGCCTGATCTCCGGCCTTCGTAACCAGTCCCAGGACAGCACGGGCCCACCGAGCACCTCGGATGGGAGGCGCCTGCTCACCACCTGGAACGGCTCGGCGTCCGAAGGCCGATCTCGCTACCTGAGGCCTGGGGGTCCCAGCGGGACAGCCAGCGTCCCCTCCAGCCCGCGGCTGGCCCGTAGGGGGGGCCTGGATTCTGCCTTCCGGCAGAGGAAACACTCGGCGGGGTCCTTATCGAGCCTGGGATCTCACAGCCTCTCGCTGCCCCGCCTCTACCGGTCAGCAGACAGCCCTGCCCTTTCAGTGCTCCCCCGCCGCTCATCAGGTGGCCTTGACGTGGGGGTGGAGTCCGTCTGCGGCTGGCCACGCTCACAGTGGAGCCCCGCTTTGACGGGACAGCCCGACGTCACTGTCCCAGCCAGCGTCCCTGCTAGCGTCCCTGGTAGCCCCCGACTTCCCCGGAGAAGGAACCGCTCCCTTTCGGGTTCTCACTGTGATGTGGACAGAAGCATGCTGCGAGGGTCGTCCCCGTGCCTGGAGCTGGGGCTCGGCGACAGGAGGTCATCCTTCGGGAAGGCGGGGCTAGGGGCGGGGCTAGGGGcgtggctgggggtggggcagtTCCGAGAGAGGCATGGCAGCATCAGCTCGCTTAGTGGGAAGGAGGAGCTTAGGGATTACCACCAGCGGCAGAGGGATGAGCGTCTGCGTGAGCAGGAGGTGGAGAGACTG GAGCGCCAGCGCTTGGAGACCATCCTCAGCCTGTGTTCAGAGCTGGGCCGGGGCGGGTCCACTGTGACTGACTTGCAGAAGATCAACCGCgagctggagaagctgcaggTGTCTGATGATGAGTCCGTCTTCTCTGATTCTGCTGCCTTTGAGCCCCGAGCCCGGCGGGGCAGGCCCAGCGGGCAGCGTGACCGCCTGGTGACCACTCCTTCACCGCGCCTTCCGAATGAG CAGCTGCCTGGGATTGGGGAGGAGGTGCAgctgaaacaggaagtgacacgtaTTGAAGAGGAGAGGATCCAGGCACTGAACAATGTAGAGGAGCTGGAGCAGAAGATCAAAGACTTGGACAATCAGATGGAGGAGTCTGTGCGAGAG GTGGAGCTGGAACGCGCCCTGCTGGAGGGGGAGCAGCAGGCCGAGGCTGAACAACTGCAGCGTGACAAGGAGCTCTTGGAGCAGCTCAACCAGAAACTGCACCACGTGGGGAGCGGCGGACAGACCCGCATCGCTACG GAGAGGGCCCAGCTCGATGCACAGAGGGCAAAGGTCGCCAAGCTGGCAGAGCTTCTCTCAGAGCAGAAGACCCAGCTGGACACCTGTCCTGAGGCCCTCAGAGAGCAGCTCCAGCTGCAGCTGTCCAGG GATGCAGAGACGCTGGAGATGGAGATGAAGAGGTTTGAGGACCTGGAATTCCAGCAGCTGGAGCGAGAGAGTCGGCAGGAGGAAGAGAAGGAGAACCTGGGCCAGCAGCTGGAGCGAGGGAGCcggcaggaggaggagaaggagaacTTCAGCCAGCAGCTGCTTAGAGAAATTGCAGACTATCAGCGAAGCACAGTGACACGCAAG GAGAAGCTCCTGGCCCTGAAGTTGCAGTGCAGCCAGATTACCCAGCAAGctcagcgagagagagagaacttcATGAAGGAAAGGGCCAACCTGCTGTCCATGTTGCAGAGG gagaaggagaagcTGGAAGCTCTGGAGAGGGAGTATGCAGGTCTGATGGGAGGCAGGAGGATCCCGCTCCACGCCTTTCCCACCAAGGAG GTCCGCCTACTGGATGAGAGCAAGAGGGCAGGGAAGGAGGCGGGCTCGCAGCTGACTGACAGGTCACCACGTAAAAAGAGCCAATCACCAGCATTCAGCAGTGTCACACTGGGTCGAGGAATGACCTCTAAG ACCCACCTTCCCCTGGTCCAAAGCGCCAGCTGTGGCAGTGTCCTCCCCCGCTGCCAGGAGGCCAGACCACTGCCAAAgg GTAGTGCCTTCCACCTGGGTGGCACTGATGAGAGGCGGGTGAGAGCTGCTTCTCACTCCATTGTCCAGCTGCATGCTTCCCTCTGTGGGGATAACGGCAACGCCATGGACAGCGTCAGCATTCAGAGCTCTGACAGCATGGAGACCAGCATCTCCGCCTGCTCACCTGACAACATCTCCAG TGCCAGCACCGCCAACGCTGCCAAACTGGAGGAGATGGAAAGACTGCTAAGGGAGGCACAGGCTGAGAAGATCCGGCTTTTGGAGAACCGG GAGCGTGAGATGGAGGTACGCCGGCAGGCCCTAGAAGAGGAGAGGAGGCGCAGGGAGGATCTGGAGAAGCGATTAGAAGAGGAAACCAGCAGGAGACAGAAGCTGGTTGAGAGGGAAGTGAAGctgagggagagacagagagaacag TCCCGCCCCCTAACCCGCTACCTTCCAGTGAGGAGAGATGATTTTGACCTCCGTGGCCACATCGAGTTGGCTGGCCACCACGTGGACACATGCTATCACGTGTCACTGACCGAGAAGACCTGCAGGGGCTTCCTGGTCAAGATGGGCGGTAAGATCAAGACATGGAAGAAGCGATGGTTTGTCTTCGATCGCAACCGGCGAACGCTGTCCTACTTTGCTG ATAAGCATGAGGTCCAGCTGAAGGGAGTCATATACTTCCAGGCCATTGAGGAAGTCTATTATGATCACTTAAAGAATGCACACAAG AGCCCCAACGCCTCGCTGACGTTCAGCGTGAAGACCCACGACCGCGTGTATTACATGGTGGCACCATCGCCGGAAGCCATGCGCATCTGGATGGACGTGATCATCACGGGTGCTGAGGGTTACGCCCACTTCATGGTCTAA